From the Perca flavescens isolate YP-PL-M2 chromosome 21, PFLA_1.0, whole genome shotgun sequence genome, one window contains:
- the foxi1 gene encoding forkhead box protein I1 → MNAFGHQPSNQQTSPIQHHSAQEILDMAVYCDNYGVYQQNLHHHHPQRPPTHTSSYGLGEYTSPSTNPYLWLNGPSINSSPYLSGNNGTSYIQSGYGSNQRQFLPPPTGFGAADLGWLSISSQQELFKMVRPPYSYSALIAMAIQNTQDKKLTLSQIYQYVADNFPFYKKSKAGWQNSIRHNLSLNDCFKKVARDEDDPGKGNYWTLDPNCEKMFDNGNFRRKRKRRADINGADSTALPVKSEDGPHKLSDTASLLSSSPPSLHGSPASTESKSSPSPSAEHSPCYSNFVSSVNSLLSASSTEGSRGGERDYGSGHLGGLSQTREGMSGLGSYSPNLISPLNSDSNRMNYYTSVQSLSNHFSVNNLIYSREGTEV, encoded by the exons ATGAACGCTTTTGGACACCAACCATCTAACCAGCAGACCAGTCCTATTCAGCACCACAGTGCTCAGGAGATCCTGGACATGGCCGTGTACTGCGACAACTACGGTGTGTACCAACAGAACCTCCACCACCATCACCCCCAGAGGCCGCCGACGCACACCTCCAGCTACGGCCTCGGAGAGTACACCTCCCCGTCCACCAACCCGTACCTATGGCTGAACGGACCCAGCATCAACTCCTCTCCTTATCTTTCCGGGAACAATGGCACGTCCTATATTCAGTCTGGATACGGGTCCAACCAGAGGCAGTTCTTACCGCCGCCCACCGGGTTTGGTGCAGCAGATCTGGGGTGGCTGTCCATATCCAGTCAGCAGGAACTCTTCAAGATGGTCAGACCACCTTACTCCTACTCAGCTCTGATAGCGATGGCCATACAGAACACCCAGGACAAAAAGTTGACTCTAAGTCAGATCTATCAGTATGTAGCTGACAACTTTCCTTTCTACAAGAAGAGCAAAGCTGGATGGCAGAATTCAATCCGCCACAATTTGTCACTGAACGACTGCTTCAAAAAAGTGGCACGGGACGAGGATGACCCCG GTAAGGGAAACTACTGGACGCTGGACCCAAACTGTGAGAAGATGTTCGACAACGGGAACTTCAGgcgaaagagaaaaaggagagcTGACATAAACGGGGCAGACAGCACCGCACTCCCAGTCAAGTCAGAAGACGGCCCGCACAAGCTCTCCGACACCGCCAGCCTCCTGAGCTCCTCCCCGCCCAGCCTGCACGGATCTCCGGCCTCCACGGAGTCCAAGTCGTCCCCGTCTCCGTCCGCGGAGCACAGCCCGTGTTACAGTAACTTCGTTTCCAGCGTGAACTCGCTGCTGTCGGCCAGCAGCACCGAGGGCTCCCGGGGCGGGGAGCGGGACTACGGCTCCGGGCATCTCGGGGGGCTGTCTCAGACCAGAGAGGGCATGTCCGGACTGGGCTCCTACTCGCCCAATTTAATCTCTCCCCTGAACTCTGACAGCAACAGAATGAACTATTACACATCAGTACAGAGCCTCTCCAACCATTTTAGTGTTAATAACCTCATATACAGTCGGGAAGGAACAGAGGTGTag